The following proteins are co-located in the [Pasteurella] mairii genome:
- the ilvC gene encoding ketol-acid reductoisomerase, which produces MANYFNTLNLRQQLDQLGRCRFMDRGEFADGCNFLKGKKIVIVGCGAQGLNQGLNMRDSGLDIAYALRAEAIAEKRASFTRASENGFKVGTYQELIPTADLVVNLTPDKQHSKVVADVMPLMKQGAAFGYSHGFNIVEVGEQIRKDITVVMVAPKCPGTEVREEYKRGFGVPTLIAVHPENDPQGEGMAIAKAWASATGGDRAGVLESSFVAEVKSDLMGEQTILCGMLQAGSIVCYDKLVADGKDPAYASKLIQYGWETITEALKQGGITLMMDRLSNSAKIRAFELAEEIKAQLNDLYLKHMDDIISGEFSSTMMADWASGDANLLKWREETGKTAFENSPKADSIKISEQEYFDNGVVMVAMVKAGVEMAFDAMVASGIYEESAYYESLHELPLIANTIARKRLYEMNVVISDTAEYGNYLFSHVATPILAEKLIPMLQKGDLGEPTPSAEIDNVYLRDINDAIRNHPVELIGQELRGYMTDMKRISVGG; this is translated from the coding sequence ATGGCTAACTATTTCAATACATTAAACTTACGTCAACAACTTGACCAATTAGGTCGTTGTCGTTTTATGGACCGTGGCGAGTTCGCTGATGGTTGTAACTTCTTGAAAGGCAAGAAAATTGTTATCGTAGGTTGTGGCGCGCAAGGCTTAAACCAAGGTTTAAATATGCGCGATTCCGGTTTAGATATTGCTTATGCGTTGCGCGCTGAAGCGATTGCAGAAAAACGCGCGTCATTTACTCGTGCTTCCGAAAACGGTTTTAAAGTGGGTACTTACCAAGAATTAATTCCAACTGCTGATTTAGTGGTTAACTTAACCCCAGACAAACAACACTCCAAAGTAGTCGCTGATGTCATGCCATTGATGAAACAAGGTGCGGCATTCGGTTACTCACATGGTTTCAATATCGTTGAAGTGGGTGAACAAATTCGTAAAGACATTACCGTTGTGATGGTTGCGCCAAAATGTCCGGGTACCGAAGTGCGTGAAGAATATAAACGCGGTTTCGGCGTGCCAACCTTAATCGCGGTTCACCCTGAAAATGACCCGCAAGGCGAAGGAATGGCAATCGCGAAAGCCTGGGCATCTGCCACCGGTGGCGACCGTGCGGGTGTATTAGAATCATCTTTCGTCGCCGAAGTGAAATCTGACTTAATGGGCGAGCAAACCATCCTTTGCGGTATGTTGCAAGCTGGCTCCATCGTATGCTACGACAAATTAGTGGCAGATGGTAAAGATCCAGCCTATGCTAGTAAATTAATCCAATACGGTTGGGAAACCATTACCGAAGCCTTAAAACAAGGCGGAATTACCTTAATGATGGATCGTTTATCCAACTCTGCGAAAATCCGTGCCTTTGAATTAGCTGAAGAAATTAAAGCGCAATTAAATGATCTTTATTTAAAACATATGGACGACATCATCAGTGGCGAATTTTCCTCTACCATGATGGCAGACTGGGCGAGCGGTGACGCAAACTTGTTAAAATGGCGCGAAGAAACCGGCAAAACTGCCTTTGAAAATTCACCAAAAGCAGACAGCATCAAAATTTCCGAACAAGAATATTTTGATAATGGCGTAGTGATGGTGGCAATGGTAAAAGCCGGTGTTGAAATGGCATTTGATGCCATGGTAGCAAGCGGCATTTATGAAGAATCCGCATACTACGAATCATTACACGAATTACCGTTAATCGCTAACACCATCGCGCGTAAACGCTTATACGAAATGAACGTGGTGATTTCCGATACCGCAGAATACGGTAACTACCTATTCTCACACGTTGCAACCCCAATCCTTGCGGAAAAATTAATTCCAATGTTGCAAAAAGGTGACTTAGGCGAACCAACCCCAAGTGCGGAAATCGACAACGTTTACCTACGCGACATCAACGATGCCATCCGCAACCATCCGGTTGAATTAATCGGTCAAGAATTGCGCGGTTATATGACTGATATGAAACGTATTTCTGTTGGTGGTTAA
- the cmpR gene encoding DNA-binding transcriptional regulator IlvY produces the protein MDFRDLHLFLHLAESKNFSQTASQNFMSASTLSRQIQRMEEELGETLLLRDNRQVSLTEAGEKFRLFAQQNWQQWLQFKQSLSTDPQELSGELRLFCSVTAAYSHLPPILERFRSHYPKVEIQLTTGDPALAVQQIQTQQIDLAFAGRPAHLPNSIIFHYIDDIPLSLIAPRIACPTKQLLQQSPIDWQQIPFILPVEGPARQRIDQWFKQQKIKYPKIYATVSGHEGIMPMVALGCGVAMLPDVVMKNSPMISQVSTLAVDFPIDPFELGICVQRKRLEQPIIRAFWEMLG, from the coding sequence ATGGACTTTCGCGATTTACATTTATTTTTACACCTTGCCGAAAGTAAAAATTTCAGTCAAACCGCCAGTCAAAATTTTATGTCGGCGTCCACGCTGTCGCGCCAAATTCAGCGTATGGAGGAAGAATTGGGGGAAACGCTGTTGCTGCGCGATAATCGTCAGGTGTCGCTGACCGAAGCCGGAGAAAAATTTCGCCTATTTGCGCAACAAAACTGGCAGCAATGGCTACAATTTAAACAATCTTTAAGTACTGATCCGCAGGAATTAAGCGGCGAATTGCGCCTTTTCTGCTCGGTGACGGCTGCCTATAGTCATTTGCCACCTATTTTGGAACGTTTTCGTTCGCACTATCCAAAGGTAGAAATTCAATTGACGACCGGTGATCCAGCATTGGCGGTGCAGCAAATTCAAACTCAACAAATTGATTTAGCTTTTGCTGGACGACCAGCACATTTGCCGAACAGTATTATTTTTCATTATATTGATGATATTCCATTATCGTTAATTGCACCGCGTATCGCTTGTCCAACAAAGCAATTATTACAACAATCGCCAATTGATTGGCAGCAAATTCCGTTTATTTTACCAGTGGAGGGACCAGCAAGACAGCGTATTGACCAATGGTTTAAGCAACAAAAAATTAAATATCCGAAAATTTATGCCACAGTGTCTGGGCATGAAGGGATTATGCCGATGGTGGCGCTGGGCTGCGGGGTGGCAATGTTGCCGGATGTAGTAATGAAAAACAGCCCTATGATAAGCCAAGTGTCCACCTTGGCAGTGGATTTTCCAATTGATCCTTTTGAATTAGGGATTTGCGTGCAACGAAAGCGGCTTGAGCAACCGATAATTCGTGCATTTTGGGAAATGTTGGGGTAA